A part of Podarcis raffonei isolate rPodRaf1 chromosome 12, rPodRaf1.pri, whole genome shotgun sequence genomic DNA contains:
- the LRRD1 gene encoding leucine-rich repeat and death domain-containing protein 1 encodes MSGGEEQPPNLNPEGANEEEQPPNTNQEGENEGEQPPNISPEGENEGEQPPNISPEGENEGEQSPNISPEGENVEQSANLSPEGENVEQSVNISPEGVFEISPVISENAIMELLENLDATEDLPSPVDGNQSESSPDDTTLKKPSPEADLKPDALQSGIISSTSISADEKPCVSKESLMEQIMESSLEVSEKVVSRSTEKLQMLKKLEGILTPDTINAELLAYLYAEGLSEIPSSFFEGRARRSLLQSFENATIPEMGLAERLSEMIDDGTVQLDAKGLLEIPSGLFDIQMLKYLHLNNNEIKTIPRDIRLFTNLEILSIERNQLTSLPTEISLLQSLRTLNLSHNQISYLPDGISKLSRLKCLLLRYNNIETFPAALEKLEKLEILDLSGNKVTLPDTMTTMKSLHMLYLNSNKMSIFPKALCYLPNLYKLSMSDNQIQSLPKEIKELKNLKELSLNNNKLIFLPVQLFQLINIEKLRLDDNKLESLSDKVENLQKLRELSLAKNFFQNITENICRCTKLEYLNLSDNQLKIFPPNLYKLKCLRELYISRNKLIFLDEQIAYFKDLSVLEISGNALMYIPVEIKGCTELTRIDLSCNKLSLFPVGLCALTALKHLNISQNYISEITTEISLIKNLQHLNFSKNKLPSFYIYLCTLTKLSYLDLSNNQISSVPINVQKMRSLRVLLLHHNRFVLFPRELCVLNWLKVLDLSENKIQVIPSDISQMQELKDLNLSNNQFASFPNEICQLSSLQKLILCQKSGLKLKSLSEEISKLTSLKVLDVSHNELQEIPEGLGEIKSLVTLIANNNCLKKLPVNFSTLHNLQCLNLKENKMLHLPTDLHLLLELKDINFDENTLIRPPLEVCKAKQLLPITRYLESADERDEKILEKVLKTIASNIAFEHFEFFCQKLQLNSTVIKTIETDRTLLLEEKVTQALNHWKTANQNLSPAAMTDQLIRILTMAGLYYLTNKVKSLKLCSRLVKF; translated from the exons ATGTCTGGGGGGGAAGAGCAGCCCCCCAATTTAAATCCAGAGGGAGCAAATGAAGAGGAGCAGCCCCCCAACACAAATCAAGAGGGAGAAAATGAGGGAGAGCAGCCCCCCAATATAAGTCCAGAGGGAGAAAATGAGGGGGAACAGCCCCCCAATATAAGTCCAGAGGGAGAAAATGAGGGGGAGCAGTCCCCCAATATAAGCCCAGAGGGAGAAAATGTGGAGCAGTCGGCCAATTTAAGTCCAGAGGGAGAAAATGTGGAGCAGTCGGTCAATATAAGTCCAGAGGGAGTATTTGAAATCTCTCCAGTGATTTCTGAAAATGCCATAATGGAATTATTAGAAAATCTTGATGCAACTGAAGATTTACCAAGTCCAGTTGATGGAAATCAGAGTGAATCTAGTCCTGATGACACTACACTTAAAAAACCATCCCCAGAAGCAGATTTGAAACCAGATGCATTACAATCAGGTATAATTTCGTCCACAAGCATTTCCGCTGACGAAAAGCCATGTGTATCCAAGGAGAGTCTCATGGAACAAATCATGGAAAGCTCTTTAGAGGTTTCTGAAAAGGTTGTTTCACGTTCCACAGAGAAACTGCAAATGCTTAAAAAGCTAGAGGGAATTTTGACACCTGACACAATTAATGCTGAACTTCTTGCTTATCTGTATGCTGAAGGATTAAGTGAAATCCCTTCATCTTTTTTTGAAGGGCGAGCTAGGAGAAGTTTATTACAATCTTTTGAGAATGCTACGATACCTGAAATGGGATTAGCAGAGAGGCTGTCTGAAATGATTGATGATGGCACCGTTCAGCTAGATGCTAAAGGGCTGCTTGAAATTCCTTCAGGGCTTTTTGACATTCAAATGTTAAAGTATTTGCATTTAAACAATAATGAAATCAAAACCATACCAAGAGACATAAGATTGTTTACAAACCTGGAAATATTATCCATAGAAAGAAATCAGTTAACATCTTTACCTACTGAAATTTCCCTACTTCAAAGTCTTAGAACTTTAAACCTCAGTCATAACCAAATATCATACCTCCCTGATGGAATTTCGAAACTTTCAAGACTTAAGTGCCTTTTATTAAGATATAACAACATTGAAACGTTTCCTGCTGCTTTGGAAAAACTTGAAAAATTAGAAATTTTGGATCTTAGTGGAAATAAAGTAACTCTGCCAGACACCATGACTACCATGAAAAGTTTGCATATGCTGTACTTAAATTCCAATAAAATGTCTATATTCCCAAAGGCTCTCTGTTACCTTCCAAATCTATATAAACTCAGTATGTCAGATAATCAGATCCAGAGTTTACCAAAAGAAATTAAAGAACTAAAAAATTTGAAAGAACTTTCGCTAAATAACAACAAGCTTATATTTTTGCCGGTACAGCTCTTTCAACTGATAAATATAGAAAAACTGAGACTGGATGATAACAAGTTGGAAAGTCTATCTGATAAAGTGGAGAATTTACAAAAGCTTCGGGAACTCAGTCTTGCAAAAAATTTCTTCCAAAATATTACAGAAAATATTTGCAGGTGTACTAAACTGGAATATCTGAACCTAAGTGATAATCAGCTGAAAATCTTTCCTCCCAATCTGTACAAATTAAAATGTCTGAGAGAACTCTACATAAGCAGAAATAAACTGATCTTCTTAGACGAACAAATAGCATATTTTAAAGACCTTTCAGTTTTAGAGATATCAGGAAATGCTTTAATGTACATCCCTGTTGAAATAAAAGGCTGTACAGAACTTACTAGAATTGATTTGAGTTGCAACAAGCTGTCCTTGTTTCCAGTTGGACTGTGTGCACTAACTGCTCTTAAACACCTAAATATCAGCCAAAATTATATTTCAGAAATAACAACTGAAATTTCATTAATTAAAAACCTGCAGCATTTAAATTTTAGTAAGAACAAACTGCCCTCATTTTACATATACTTGTGCACTCTTACCAAATTAAGCTACTTAGACCTAAGTAACAATCAAATAAGTAGTGTTCCAATAAATGTTCAAAAAATGAGGTCTCTTCGGGTTCTGCTGTTACACCATAACAGATTCGTTTTGTTTCCCAGGGAGTTGTGTGTGCTAAATTGGCTTAAGGTACTTGATCTTTCAGAAAATAAGATACAGGTCATTCCTTCAGATATTAGTCAAATGCAAGAACTAAAAGACTTAAATCTGTCAAACAACCAGTTTGCATCATTTCCAAATGAAATATGTCAGCTTTCATCACTGCAGAAATTAATATTGTGCCAAAAAAGTGGATTGAAG TTGAAATCACTTTCAGAAGAAATATCAAAGCTGACCAGCCTAAAAGTGCTTGATGTATCTCATAACGAATTACAAGAAATTCCAGAAGGCTTAGGGGAAATAAAAAGTTTGGTTACTTTAATAGCGAATAACAACTGCTTAAAAAAGCTTCCAGTGAATTTTTCAACACTCCATAACTTACAATGCCTGAATCTCAAAG AAAATAAAATGCTACATTTGCCTACCGATCTGCACCTTCTTCTGGAACTGAAGGATATAAATTTTGATGAAAATACTCTGATCAGACCTCCGCTGGAAGTCTGTAAAGCCAAGCAACTGCTCCCCATAACACGCTACTTAGAAAGCGCCGATGAAAGAGATG AAAAAATCTTGGAGAAAGTTCTGAAGACCATTGCTAGCAATATCGCGTTTgaacattttgaatttttttgtcAAAAACTCCAGCTTAACAGTACTGTAATCAAAACAATAGAAACTGACAG GACTCTTTTGTTGGAAGAAAAAGTTACTCAGGCATTGAACCACTGGAAAACTGCAAATCAAAACCTGTCTCCGGCAGCCATGACAGACCAGTTGATCAGAATACTAACTATGGCTGGCCTGTATTACCTGACCAACAAAGTGAAATCTTTAAAACTCTGTTCAAGACTGGTAAAGTTCTAA
- the KRIT1 gene encoding krev interaction trapped protein 1 isoform X1 — translation MGNPEVITEAYVAVIRPKNAASLNSREYRAKSYEILLLEVPIEGHKKKRRKMLLETKIQGGGDISQKILDYILETTKPISPGNQGIKGKRVLLMKTFPLDGEKAGKDASLFVVPTVVKDNTKYTYSPGCPVFYCLQDIMRVCSESSTHFATVTARMLIYLDKWLEERHSQSHSIPALFRPSPLERIKTNVTNPAYAVEPGQTESSLHMGYTALEIKSKMLALEKADMCIYNPLFGSDLQYTNRVDKVVINPYFGLGAPDYSKIQIPKREKWQRSMSSVMEDKERQWVDDFPLHRSACEGDSELLSQLLNENFSVNQLDSDHWAPIHYACWYGKVEATRMLLEKGKCNPNLLNGQLSSPLHFAAGGGHAEIVQILLNHPEIDRHITDQQGRTPLNVCEENKQNEWAKTANLLKEAANKQYEKVRIYRMDGSYRSVELKHGNNTTVQQIMEGMRLSQETQQYFTIWICSENLNLQLKPYHKPLQHVRDWTEILTELTNLDPQRETPQLFLRRDVRLPLELEKKIEDPLAILILFDEARYNLLKGFYTSPDAKLITLASLLLQIVYGNYESKKHKQGFLNEENLKSIVPITKLKSKAPHWTNRILHEYKNLSTSEGVSKEMHHLQRMFLQTCWEIPTYGAAFFTGQVFTKASSSNHKVIRVYVGVNVKGLHLLNMETKALLISLRYGCFMWQLGDGDSCFQIHSLENKMSFIVHTKQAGLVVKLLMKLSSQLVPSERSN, via the exons ATGGGCAACCCAGAGGTAAtaactgaagcatatgtagctGTAATCCGTCCAAAGAATGCTGCAAGCCTGAATTCTCGTGAATATCGTGCTAAATCATATGAG ATTTTGTTGCTTGAAGTTCCCATCGAAGGacacaagaaaaaaagaagaaaaatgttgtTGGAAACTAAAATTCAAGGAGGCGGTGATATATCCCAAAAGATCTTGGATTATATACTAGAAACCACCAAACCAATTTCACCAGGAAATCAAGGTATTAAAG GAAAACGAGTTCTGCTAATGAAGACTTTCCCTCTTGATGGCGAGAAGGCAGGCAAGGATGCATCCCTTTTTGTTGTACCAACAGTAGTCAAAG ATAATACAAAATATACCTACAGTCCTGGATGTCCAGTTTTCTACTGCTTACAAGACATCATGAGGGTCTGCAGTGAATCCAGTACTCACTTTGCTACAGTCACAGCTAGAATGTTAATTTACTTGGATAA GTGGTTAGAAGAACGGCATTCACAATCCCATTCAATCCCCGCTTTATTCAGACCATCTCCCTTGGAGCGGATTAAAACAAATGTCACAAACCCTGCATACGCTGTTGAACCTGGGCAGACAGAGAGCTCACTTCATATGGGATACACAGCATTGGAAATCAAGAGTAAAATGCTGGCACTTGAGAAGGCAGACATGTGCATCTACAACCCTTTATTTGGCTCAGATCTTCAGTATACCAATAGG GTCGACAAAGTGGTTATAAATCCATACTTTGGACTCGGAGCCCCAGACTATTCAAAAATACAGATTCCAAAACGTGAAAAGTGGCAACGCAGCATGAGCAGTGTCATGGAAGACAA GGAACGTCAGTGGGTTGATGATTTCCCTCTTCATCGCAGTGCTTGTGAAGGAGATTCTGAGTTATTGAGTCAACTTCTCAATGAAAACTTTTCAGTCAACCAGCTGGACAGTGATCATTGGGCACCCATCCATTATGCATGCTG GTATGGTAAAGTTGAAGCTACTCGAATGTTGTTAGAGAAAGGAAAATGCAACCCAAACTTGCTCAATGGACAGCTCAGCTCGCCTCTTCACTTTGCTGCTGGGGGTGGGCATGCCGAAATTGTACAGATTCTCCtaaaccatccagaaattgatagA CACATCACTGATCAACAAGGAAGAACCCCACTGAATGTCTGTGAAGAGAACAAACAAAATGAGTGGGCAAAAACCGCTAACTTGCTGAAAGAGGCCGCAAACAAACAA TATGAGAAGGTACGAATTTATCGAATGGATGGGTCATACCGCTCTGTGGAGTTGAAACATGGAAACAACACCACTGTGCAACAGATAATGGAAGGAATGCGTCTTTCTCAAGAGACACAACAGTATTTCACTATTTGGATCTGTTCTGAAAATCTCA ATCTCCAGCTGAAACCGTATCACAAGCCTCTGCAGCACGTTCGCGACTGGACGGAAATACTCACTGAACTGACAAACCTGGATCCTCAAAGGGAAACCCCACAGCTTTTCCTGAGGAGGGATGTAAGACTTCCTTTAGAGCTTGAAAAAAAG ATTGAGGATCCACTGGCTATTCTTATCCTATTTGATGAGGCCAGGTACAATTTATTAAAGGGTTTCTATACGTCACCTGATGCCAAGCTGATAACACTTGCAAGTCTGCTGCTGCAAATAGTCTATGGAAATTATGAAAGTAAAAAGCACAAGCAAGGCTTCCTAAA TGAGGAAAACTTAAAATCTATAGTACCAATCACCAAATTAAAAAGCAAGGCACCTCACTGGACAAATCGAATACTTCATGAATACAAG AATCTCAGTACCAGTGAAGGCGTTAGTAAAGAGATGCATCACCTGCAGCGCATGTTTTTGCAGACCTGCTGGGAGATTCCTACCTATGGGGCtgcttttttcacaggacaagtaTTCACAAAAGCAAGCTCAAGCAATCATAAAGTCATCAGAGTGTATGTAGGTGTAAATGTCAAAGGATTGCACCTTCTCAATATGGAAACAAAG GCATTGCTCATATCTTTAAGATATGGTTGCTTTATGTGGCAGCTGGGAGATGGAGACAGCTGTTTTCAAATACATAGTCTGGAAAACAAAATGAGCTTTATAGTCCATACCAAGCAG GCGGGACTTGTTGTGAAATTGCTGATGAAATTAAGCAGCCAGCTGGTTCCCAGTGAAAGAAGTAACTGA
- the LOC128398336 gene encoding lanosterol 14-alpha demethylase: MMAAPSLLEAGYSLLEKAAAGSPLSLLLAASAFALGLGYLLQLGSRQKKMHSAGQNYPPYISSNVPFLGHAIAFGKNPIEFLENAYEKYGPVFSFTMVGKTFTYLLGSDAAALLFNSKNEDLNAEDVYSRLTTPVFGKGVAYDVPNPVFLEQKKMLKTGLNISQFKSHIPIIEKETMEYFKTWGKSGEKNLFTALSELIILTASHCLHGKEIRSILDEKVAQLYADLDGGFSHAAWLLPGWLPLPSFRRRDRAHNKIKSIFYEIIQKRRKSLAREDDMLQTLLDVTYKDGRYLSDDEIAGMLIGLLLAGQHTSSTTSTWLGFFLARDKSIQERCYGEQKAVCGEDLPSLSYDQLKDMTFLELCLKETLRLRPPIMTMMRMAKTPQTVAGYTIPPGHQVCVSPTVNQRLKDCWTENVDFKPERYLQDNPAAKEKFAYVPFGAGRHRCIGENFAYIQIKTIWSTLLRLYEFDLVDGYFPTINYTTMIHTATNPIIRYKRRSNSTT, translated from the exons ATGATGGCGGCGCCGAGCTTGCTGGAAGCGGGCTACTCCTTGCTGGAGAAGGCGGCTGCTGGCAGCCCGCTCTCCCTCTTGCTGGCCGCCTCCGCTTTCGCCCTCGGCTTGGGATATTTGCTGCAGCTGGGCTCCCGGCAGAAGAAGATGCACAGCGCCGGCCAG aattaCCCACCTTACATTTCGTCGAACGTCCCCTTTTTGGGACATGCGATTGCATTTGGGAAGAATCCTATCGAATTCTTGGAAAACGCCTATGAAAAA TACGGTCCTGTATTTAGCTTCACAATGGTGGGGAAGACGTTTACATATCTCCTGGGTAGTGATGCTGCTGCTCTTCTGTTCAACAGTAAAAATGAAGACTTGAATGCAGAAGATGTGTATTCACGGTTAACCACACCTGTCTTTGGCAAGGGAGTAGCTTATGATGTACCCAACCCA gtaTTTCTGGAACAGAAGAAGATGCTTAAAACCGGGCTGAACATAAGCCAGTTTAAAAGCCATATACCAATAATTGAAAAAGAAACTATGGAATATTTTAAAACTTGGGGGAAAAGTGGAGAAAAAA ACTTGTTTACAGCACTTTCAGAACTAATAATTTTGACAGCAAGTCACTGTTTACATGGGAAGGAGATAAGAAGCATTCTTGACGAGAAGGTAGCACAGCTCTATGCCGATTTGGATGGGGGATTTTCTCATGCAGCTTGGCTTTTGCCAGGCTGGCTGCCTTTGCCCAGCTTCAG GCGCAGAGATAGAGCCCACAATAAGATAAAGTCCATTTTTTACGAAATAATTCAGAAACGACGGAAGTCTTTGGCAAGAGAGGACGATATGCTTCAAACACTGCTGGATGTTACCTACAA AGATGGCCGTTACCTATCAGATGATGAAATTGCTGGGATGCTTATTGGGCTGCTGTTGGCCGGTCAGCACACATCTTCGACTACAAGCACTTGGCTTGGCTTCTTTTTGGCTAGAGATAAATCAATCCAGGAGCGATGTTATGGGGAGCAAAAAGCAGTGTGTGGGGAAGACTTGCCTTCATTAAGCTATGACCAG CTCAAAGATATGACTTTCCTGGAACTTTGCTTGAAAGAAACATTAAGACTTCGACCTCCTATAATGACTATGATGAGGATGGCTAAAACTCCCCAA ACAGTTGCTGGGTATACAATTCCACCTGGTCATCAAGTTTGTGTATCTCCCACTGTCAATCAGAGACTTAAGGATTGTTGGACAGAAAATGTAGATTTCAAACCAGAGCGTTATCTCCAAGATAACCCCGCAGCTAAAGAGAAGTTTGCGTATGTGCCGTTTGGTGCTG gTCGTCATCGTTGTATTGGAGAGAACTTTGCTTATATTCAAATTAAGACAATTTGGTCAACGCTTCTGCGTTTGTATGAATTTGATTTGGTGGACGGTTATTTCCCTACCATAAATTATACAACTATGATCCATACAGCCACTAACCCTAT
- the KRIT1 gene encoding krev interaction trapped protein 1 isoform X2: protein MGYTALEIKSKMLALEKADMCIYNPLFGSDLQYTNRVDKVVINPYFGLGAPDYSKIQIPKREKWQRSMSSVMEDKERQWVDDFPLHRSACEGDSELLSQLLNENFSVNQLDSDHWAPIHYACWYGKVEATRMLLEKGKCNPNLLNGQLSSPLHFAAGGGHAEIVQILLNHPEIDRHITDQQGRTPLNVCEENKQNEWAKTANLLKEAANKQYEKVRIYRMDGSYRSVELKHGNNTTVQQIMEGMRLSQETQQYFTIWICSENLNLQLKPYHKPLQHVRDWTEILTELTNLDPQRETPQLFLRRDVRLPLELEKKIEDPLAILILFDEARYNLLKGFYTSPDAKLITLASLLLQIVYGNYESKKHKQGFLNEENLKSIVPITKLKSKAPHWTNRILHEYKNLSTSEGVSKEMHHLQRMFLQTCWEIPTYGAAFFTGQVFTKASSSNHKVIRVYVGVNVKGLHLLNMETKALLISLRYGCFMWQLGDGDSCFQIHSLENKMSFIVHTKQAGLVVKLLMKLSSQLVPSERSN, encoded by the exons ATGGGATACACAGCATTGGAAATCAAGAGTAAAATGCTGGCACTTGAGAAGGCAGACATGTGCATCTACAACCCTTTATTTGGCTCAGATCTTCAGTATACCAATAGG GTCGACAAAGTGGTTATAAATCCATACTTTGGACTCGGAGCCCCAGACTATTCAAAAATACAGATTCCAAAACGTGAAAAGTGGCAACGCAGCATGAGCAGTGTCATGGAAGACAA GGAACGTCAGTGGGTTGATGATTTCCCTCTTCATCGCAGTGCTTGTGAAGGAGATTCTGAGTTATTGAGTCAACTTCTCAATGAAAACTTTTCAGTCAACCAGCTGGACAGTGATCATTGGGCACCCATCCATTATGCATGCTG GTATGGTAAAGTTGAAGCTACTCGAATGTTGTTAGAGAAAGGAAAATGCAACCCAAACTTGCTCAATGGACAGCTCAGCTCGCCTCTTCACTTTGCTGCTGGGGGTGGGCATGCCGAAATTGTACAGATTCTCCtaaaccatccagaaattgatagA CACATCACTGATCAACAAGGAAGAACCCCACTGAATGTCTGTGAAGAGAACAAACAAAATGAGTGGGCAAAAACCGCTAACTTGCTGAAAGAGGCCGCAAACAAACAA TATGAGAAGGTACGAATTTATCGAATGGATGGGTCATACCGCTCTGTGGAGTTGAAACATGGAAACAACACCACTGTGCAACAGATAATGGAAGGAATGCGTCTTTCTCAAGAGACACAACAGTATTTCACTATTTGGATCTGTTCTGAAAATCTCA ATCTCCAGCTGAAACCGTATCACAAGCCTCTGCAGCACGTTCGCGACTGGACGGAAATACTCACTGAACTGACAAACCTGGATCCTCAAAGGGAAACCCCACAGCTTTTCCTGAGGAGGGATGTAAGACTTCCTTTAGAGCTTGAAAAAAAG ATTGAGGATCCACTGGCTATTCTTATCCTATTTGATGAGGCCAGGTACAATTTATTAAAGGGTTTCTATACGTCACCTGATGCCAAGCTGATAACACTTGCAAGTCTGCTGCTGCAAATAGTCTATGGAAATTATGAAAGTAAAAAGCACAAGCAAGGCTTCCTAAA TGAGGAAAACTTAAAATCTATAGTACCAATCACCAAATTAAAAAGCAAGGCACCTCACTGGACAAATCGAATACTTCATGAATACAAG AATCTCAGTACCAGTGAAGGCGTTAGTAAAGAGATGCATCACCTGCAGCGCATGTTTTTGCAGACCTGCTGGGAGATTCCTACCTATGGGGCtgcttttttcacaggacaagtaTTCACAAAAGCAAGCTCAAGCAATCATAAAGTCATCAGAGTGTATGTAGGTGTAAATGTCAAAGGATTGCACCTTCTCAATATGGAAACAAAG GCATTGCTCATATCTTTAAGATATGGTTGCTTTATGTGGCAGCTGGGAGATGGAGACAGCTGTTTTCAAATACATAGTCTGGAAAACAAAATGAGCTTTATAGTCCATACCAAGCAG GCGGGACTTGTTGTGAAATTGCTGATGAAATTAAGCAGCCAGCTGGTTCCCAGTGAAAGAAGTAACTGA